GCGGACAGTCTACGGTCGCCCGGCCCCCCGAACCGAGGCAGGAGCCGACCGCCCCCGGGCCCGCCCGGAACCGGCCCGCTGCGCCGGTGCCGGTGGTGCTGGTGTCAGCAGTGCTGGTCTCAGTGGTGCTGGTCTCAGTGGTGCTGGTGCGAGCCGACGTAGAAGAGCAGCATGATGAAACCGGCGAAGACGTGGAAGCCGATCACGTAGATCGCCGCGCGGATCCAGACACCTTTGTTGGCGCGCCGTCCGCCGCCCTCGCTGCCGTCGTCGGGGACCTCGCCCGCGCGGCCGCCGTCCACGGAATCGCTCTCGCTCATCTGTTCCCGCCTCCGCTGTCGACAGCCATCGTCCCATCCGCCCGGACCGCGCCCAAATCCCGCAGGCCGGGCCGGGGCCGGTCGGGCCTCGGCGCGCACATCACCGGAACCGGCTGAATTCTGGTCGTATGACTTCCTCCCACTCCCCCCGGGACCGGTCGGTGCACAGCCTCGCCGGCCGCGTCGCCGTCGTCCTCGGCACCCGACCCGAGCTGGTCAGGCTCGCCCCGGTGCTGCACCGGCTCGGGGCGCGGGGCCGACTCGTCCACACCGGGCAGCACTGGGACGAGGAGCTGTCGGGACGGTTCGTCGACGAGCTCGGACTGCACACCGCCGTCCGGCTGGAGGGCATCGGCGGCAGGACGAGGGCGGGCCAGATCGCGCACGCGCTCGACCAGCTGGACCGGCTCTTCACCGAGGAGCGGCCGAGCGCCGTGATCGTGCAGGGCGACACCAACGCCACCCTGGCCGGGGCGCTGGCCGCGAACGCGCTGGGCATCCCGCTGATCCATGTGGAGGCCGGGCTGCGCAGCCACGACCGGGCCATGCCCGAGGAGCACAACCGGGTGATGGTCGACCACCTGGCCGACATCCTCTGCGCCGCCACCGGGACCAACCGGGACAACCTGGTCCGCGAGGGCGTGCAGCCCGGACGGATCACCCTCACCGGCAACACCGTGGTGGAGGTGGTGCTCCGGGAGCTCCCGGACGCGGACGCCCGCCACGATCTGCTGCGCCGGCACGGGCTGACCGCCGGCGG
The Streptacidiphilus albus JL83 genome window above contains:
- a CDS encoding DUF6126 family protein, producing the protein MSESDSVDGGRAGEVPDDGSEGGGRRANKGVWIRAAIYVIGFHVFAGFIMLLFYVGSHQHH
- the wecB gene encoding non-hydrolyzing UDP-N-acetylglucosamine 2-epimerase, which codes for MTSSHSPRDRSVHSLAGRVAVVLGTRPELVRLAPVLHRLGARGRLVHTGQHWDEELSGRFVDELGLHTAVRLEGIGGRTRAGQIAHALDQLDRLFTEERPSAVIVQGDTNATLAGALAANALGIPLIHVEAGLRSHDRAMPEEHNRVMVDHLADILCAATGTNRDNLVREGVQPGRITLTGNTVVEVVLRELPDADARHDLLRRHGLTAGGYLLATLDRPENTDLPEPLRAVLTELGTLADSGTPVLFPMGPRTAAAVARHGLRRLVAPLRVVPPVGYAEFLGLARHAALLVSDSDGVQEECTVLKRPLLVVRRSTERPEAVDAGFAALVRPGPEVGVLARAWLADLPERLSRLAATPSPYGDGRASARIAELSASLAPV